A single window of Methylobacterium nodulans ORS 2060 DNA harbors:
- a CDS encoding CsbD family protein — protein sequence MVDRDRITGAPRELGGKVQGAVGDLAGSNRDSVEGRLREAQGTAENLYGQAKDAVRHAVDEVSDHAAEAYDRGRHYAWESHQKSVEWPHASLVVAGLVGFGLGLLISRL from the coding sequence ATGGTCGACAGGGACAGGATCACGGGCGCCCCGCGCGAGCTCGGCGGCAAGGTGCAGGGCGCGGTCGGCGACCTCGCTGGCTCGAACCGCGACTCGGTCGAGGGCCGGCTCCGCGAGGCGCAGGGCACCGCCGAGAACCTCTACGGCCAAGCCAAGGATGCCGTTCGGCACGCGGTCGACGAGGTTTCGGACCATGCCGCGGAGGCTTACGACCGGGGCCGCCACTACGCGTGGGAAAGCCACCAGAAATCCGTCGAGTGGCCCCATGCCTCCCTGGTCGTCGCCGGGCTCGTGGGCTTTGGCCTGGGCCTCCTTATCAGCAGGCTCTAA